One Candidatus Berkiella cookevillensis DNA window includes the following coding sequences:
- a CDS encoding transposase, which produces MSKYKKYDKSFKQRAVQLALTSEQPTSKTAKDLGILESTLYNWISKAKKDKNIPEVKDETPDLKQLHEELLKLRKENERLRDTCDILKKATAYFANDPKKDSNS; this is translated from the coding sequence ATGTCCAAGTATAAGAAGTATGATAAGTCATTTAAGCAAAGAGCAGTGCAGCTAGCACTGACCTCCGAACAACCCACCTCAAAGACAGCGAAAGATCTCGGCATTCTTGAGTCAACGCTTTATAACTGGATATCCAAGGCTAAAAAAGACAAAAATATCCCTGAGGTCAAGGATGAAACTCCTGATTTAAAGCAACTTCATGAAGAACTGTTGAAGCTACGCAAGGAAAATGAACGCCTAAGGGATACCTGCGACATTTTAAAAAAGGCTACAGCCTACTTCGCGAACGACCCGAAGAAAGATTCAAATTCATAG
- a CDS encoding IS3 family transposase, giving the protein MEKERHHYDVVLLCECMQVSRSGYYAWKNRPVEPECNDTFIKERMNAIFLLSRCCYGFRRMQKALKNEGIDCNHKKVSRLMKELKLFPKVKRKFKATTNSNHKLPIEPNRLERKFFAIKPNIAWVGDITYIWTEQGWLYLATVIDLCSRKVKGWAMGERITADLAVSALEMALKQVDCSKALLFHSDRGVQYASHAFKEVIKNNGMVHSMSRKADCWDNAVAESFFGTLKQELVYHCKFKTRDEAKLAIFDYIEVFYNRIRLHSTLDYQTPDSVERAVLAA; this is encoded by the coding sequence ATAGAGAAAGAACGTCATCATTATGATGTTGTTTTGCTCTGCGAATGTATGCAGGTCTCCCGAAGTGGGTATTATGCTTGGAAAAACCGACCAGTCGAACCTGAGTGTAATGACACTTTTATAAAAGAGAGGATGAACGCTATCTTTTTGCTGAGTCGATGTTGCTATGGCTTCAGACGCATGCAGAAAGCACTTAAAAACGAAGGTATCGATTGTAATCATAAAAAGGTAAGCCGTTTAATGAAAGAATTAAAGCTGTTCCCCAAAGTAAAGAGAAAATTCAAAGCCACAACCAACTCAAACCACAAGCTGCCAATCGAGCCAAATCGGTTAGAGCGCAAATTCTTTGCGATAAAGCCGAATATTGCCTGGGTTGGCGATATTACCTATATTTGGACTGAACAAGGTTGGCTTTATTTAGCGACAGTCATCGACCTGTGCTCACGAAAGGTCAAAGGCTGGGCCATGGGTGAGCGCATAACAGCTGACTTGGCTGTTTCTGCGTTAGAGATGGCACTAAAACAAGTTGATTGTTCTAAGGCTCTTCTATTCCATTCTGATAGAGGTGTTCAATATGCTTCCCACGCTTTTAAAGAAGTTATTAAAAATAATGGAATGGTTCACAGTATGAGTCGTAAGGCTGATTGTTGGGATAACGCCGTTGCTGAAAGCTTCTTTGGCACTTTAAAGCAAGAGCTTGTCTATCACTGCAAATTTAAAACACGTGATGAGGCAAAATTAGCTATTTTTGATTACATCGAAGTGTTCTATAATCGTATCCGTTTGCACTCAACGCTGGACTATCAAACACCTGATAGTGTAGAAAGAGCCGTATTAGCTGCGTAG
- the mscL gene encoding large-conductance mechanosensitive channel protein MscL, with protein MLKGFKEFAMRGNVVDMAVGIIIGTAFGKIITSFVNDVIMPPIGMLLGKVDFSHLSIVLQAATAEQKAVAINYGTFINTVLDFLIVSFAIFIVISQMNKLYKKKELAPTTKECPKCYSQINIKAVRCSACTADLA; from the coding sequence ATGCTAAAAGGATTTAAAGAATTTGCAATGCGTGGCAATGTTGTTGACATGGCAGTAGGTATCATTATCGGCACCGCATTTGGCAAAATTATTACTTCATTTGTTAATGATGTTATCATGCCACCGATTGGTATGCTTTTAGGCAAAGTAGATTTTTCACACTTATCTATCGTATTGCAAGCAGCAACAGCAGAGCAAAAAGCAGTTGCAATCAACTATGGCACTTTCATTAATACGGTACTAGATTTTCTAATTGTCAGCTTTGCTATCTTTATTGTTATTTCACAGATGAATAAACTTTATAAGAAAAAAGAACTTGCACCTACAACAAAAGAGTGTCCCAAATGCTACTCTCAAATCAACATAAAAGCAGTACGCTGTTCTGCTTGCACAGCTGATCTCGCATAA
- the arfB gene encoding alternative ribosome rescue aminoacyl-tRNA hydrolase ArfB produces MLKISNKIYLPLKEIEITAIRAQGAGGQNINKVSTAIHLQFDIKHSSLPTIYQERLMALNDYRINQAGVITIKAQRFRSQIKNKEDALGRLAILIKKALIIPKKRKKTKPTNASKEKRLNSKTKHGKTKLLRTKKNIDF; encoded by the coding sequence ATGCTGAAAATATCAAACAAAATATATTTACCGCTTAAAGAAATAGAAATAACAGCAATAAGAGCACAAGGTGCAGGCGGACAAAATATTAACAAAGTATCAACGGCTATTCATCTACAATTTGATATTAAACATTCATCCTTACCAACTATCTACCAAGAAAGGCTAATGGCCTTAAATGATTATCGAATTAATCAAGCAGGGGTGATTACAATCAAAGCCCAACGCTTTAGAAGTCAAATAAAAAACAAAGAAGATGCCTTAGGTAGATTAGCTATTTTAATAAAAAAAGCTCTGATTATTCCAAAAAAAAGGAAAAAAACGAAGCCAACAAATGCTTCTAAAGAAAAGAGGCTGAATAGTAAAACTAAACATGGAAAAACAAAATTGCTGCGCACAAAGAAAAATATAGATTTTTAA
- a CDS encoding GNAT family N-acetyltransferase, whose protein sequence is MNVDVTIRNAEPDDNKVLFQLIYDLAEFQGIQDRLTITEQSLNEFLFSPNANSTIVVALIEEKIVGFTQYSIMNINRLYQSTPALYIDEMYVLPEFRNQNIGKKLFHFLAKTAAEKKYNRLEWWVVQGNTQAEDFYLGLGAIAFPEYKVWRLKKEELQKLSSLATSSTQCTE, encoded by the coding sequence ATGAATGTTGATGTTACCATTCGAAATGCTGAGCCTGATGATAATAAAGTTTTATTTCAACTTATCTATGATTTAGCAGAATTTCAAGGGATCCAAGATAGACTCACGATTACTGAACAATCCCTTAATGAATTCCTATTTTCTCCTAATGCAAACTCAACAATTGTTGTGGCGCTGATTGAAGAGAAAATTGTTGGTTTTACGCAATACAGTATTATGAATATTAATCGTCTTTATCAAAGCACACCTGCTTTATATATTGATGAAATGTATGTGCTCCCAGAATTCCGTAATCAAAATATTGGAAAGAAACTATTTCATTTTCTTGCTAAAACTGCGGCTGAGAAAAAATACAATCGGTTGGAGTGGTGGGTAGTACAAGGTAACACGCAGGCAGAAGATTTTTATTTAGGTTTGGGCGCTATTGCTTTCCCTGAATATAAAGTTTGGAGGCTCAAGAAAGAAGAGCTCCAAAAACTTTCTTCTTTAGCCACCTCTTCTACACAGTGCACTGAATAG